The genomic DNA CATCGAATATCCGCAGTTGAAGCACGGGGTGTTTTCGTATTGTGTGCTCCAGGGCCTCGATGGGAAAGCGGGCGGCGCGATCGATGCCAGTACGGCCGATGGTGAGGTCTTTGTCGATGAATTGATCGGATACGTAAAACAATCGGTGATCGAGATCACAGGCGCTTCGCAGCGTCCGATTGCCACGCCCACGGAACTGCAAAATCTGATGCTGCCCTTGGTGCGTGTGCGATGAGCTCTTAAATTCTGAAAGTCTGTCCGTCTTTGGTCGCGCAATCGGATTGCCTGTTTAGATGTGTTGCTAAACAAAGGGCTCCTACGATGTTCCCGACTTTAAGATTGCATGTCCTCGTCATCGCGTTGATTCCCTCGGTAGGGCATGCTCAAACGCTTTCCGATGCGATCGCTGGAATGACTGAGCATGTCGCTTCGTTTTTGAAAGAAAGTGGACGCGATCGCGTCTTGCTGGGAAGTTTTGATCGGAAGTTTGAAACGTCGATGGGCCGAAATATCCAATCGAGTTTCGAAGAATCACTACCCAAAAACGACATCCTGGTCGTTGATGAAGGCGCTGATACTCGGCTATTTGGTGAGTATTCAATCCGCCAGTTGGCATCGCACTCGATTCTGACGGTCACGGTCACGTTGGTCAATTCGCGAGGCAAAGTGCTAAATCAGTATCGCAGACGCGTCAAAATAACGTAGTGCGTTTGGCATCGCGGAGATACGTTTTCCTTTGCGACATACAGACCGCTGCCTCTGTTTTGTATGGGTTGGGTTAGTTGAACTTTTGGGTGAACTCTTTTCGTTGTCGGCTCGTACTGTGGGCTGCAATCCTTGGTCGGATCATCTAAAACCCAAACTTCCATTGAAGCCGAACGTCGTCCATGACTTCGCTGTTCCGACCTATCCTACCGATTTTGCTGTGCCTTGTAGTTGCTTGGGGGCAAGCACCCGCGTGGCTGCATGTCGCCACCTGCGACGCGCATGGGCACCATCACGCTGCAGCAAGCGTCTGTTCCCATGGTTGCCATCATCACGGTGGGGATCTTCCCGATGCGTGTGGTTTGCAGCGGAATCATTCCAAGGCGGTTACGGCTTGCGATGGCGAATCGCATCATCATCATGATGCCGATGACTGTCCGATCTGTCAGTCGTTAGCCAGTCCAACCGGCGTGAACTGGAACCTCGAACCGTCGCTGTTAAGCGATCGATTGGTTCAGTCGTCGGATCCTATCTTCGATGCGGTTGCCGTTGCAGCGACCCTCTCGATCGCGCGACCTCGCGGACCACCGGTCCTCGGATAAGTCCAGCCGGTTCTGCGCGAACGTTGCCCGACGTGCGCCTCGGTAATCGCGTTGGCGATCCCTCGCGACATCTCCTTTCGGTTGCCCTCTGCCCGATGCTGCGCTCTGCGGCATCGGATGGTGTCCGCTCCGCAATCTGTCCCGCTGCGCTTGTGGTGTGATCGGTCACCGGTCCGACCAAACCCGATCGATCGTGCCTGCGCAGCGGGGCTCCTTCAATTTACATCGTTCTCCCAAACGGCTTCGATCGACGAAGTCTGCAATACCTATAGCATCCCATGAACAAATCAAGACTTTCCAATCCCACCACCGGCTTTACGTTGATCGAGCTGCTGGTCGTGATCGCGATCATCGGCATCTTAGTCTCGCTGCTGTTGCCGGCGGTTCAATCCGCTCGCGAAGCGGCGCGGCGGATGTCGTGCAGCAACAACCTAAAACAACTCGCTTTAGCGACGCACAACTACGAGAGCACCTATCGCGTGATCCCGGCGATGACCGGATCGAGCAGCTATTCGGTCCAAGCCCGCGTGCTTCCCTTTATCGAACAGGGGAATCTGGCGGAGCTGATCGATTTTGAATCGCCGCTGTTAGTCGGTCCGGCCTGGGCCGCTCAGTTCAATCCCGCACTCCGCGGCGCCATCGAAAGCGTGCTGCCAACCTTCTTGTGTCCAAGCGACGCCGGTGATCCCCAGTTCGCGACGACCTTCGCCGACGGTTCCGCCGGCTACACGGCGGGGCTGACTTATATGTTCAGCTACGGCAGTGGCACCGACACACACTACGACGACCGCTATCGAACCGACGGCATGGTCTGGACCGACTCTTGGGCCGGATTCAGAGACTGCATCGACGGCACCAGCCACACGGTTCTGATTGCGGAAACCGTTCTTGGCGACCAAACCAGCGCAGAGACCGAACCATCGCCAACCGGTCCGCAGCGTCGGATCGCCAACTGGGGCGGGACCTCCAGCAATCCCAGTGGCGCTGGTTTTATGAGCGGCGGGGCGTTGATTACCAATCCCGATCTGCAGGCGGTCGTTCCGGCAAGCATCACTTCGTATCAAGGGAATCGCGGCGCGTCGTGGATTCGCGGCGTCCCTTATGCAACGGTGATCAACGGCTACATGTCCCCCAACTCCGACCTGCCCGATGTTGGCATGCACGGCCGCGGTTTCTACAGCTCCCGATCGTACCATCCCGGCGTGGCTGGACATGCGATGCTCGATGGCAGCGTCCGTTTCATCGGCGATTCGATCGATCTGCCAACCTACCACGCAGCCTATTCGCGGGACGGTGGCGAGGTGGTGCAGTTGCCATGATCAAAACCATTTCGTTGTCCATTCTCGTTTCGCTGCTCGCGATCGTCGGTTGCAGCGATTCGTCCAGCGAATCGTCGAATCAGTCGCCTACGATTTTGCTTCGCTACAAAGGCGATCCGTTGGCAAACGTTCGCGTTCAGCTGCACGATTCCGAATCGGGACCGGTCGTCGCCGCTGCGATCAGTGACCCGACAGGCCAAGCCCGATTCAAGCAAGTGTCGCCGTCTGGCGGTCCCCAATATTTCGTCTCCGTCGAATCGATCAGCGATGGCGGCTGGATCCTCGACCCAAAACTGGGCGACCCGGCGACGAGCGGTTTATCGATTCCAACCTTCGACTCAACTTCACAACAACCACATGAACTGGACCTGCCACCGTCGGCGGTCCGTCTACTGACTCGCAAAAAAAGGTAATCCACAATGAAAACGATCTTCCAACGAAGCTGCCTGTTGCTTGGTTTAGCGTTGGCCTCTTGCGCCACCGCCGATGCTCAAGGTCGCACGCGAGCGCGACTCTTTTGGCAAGACGACGCCGACGCCACGGTTCGCTACGGCGACTTCAAACGACAAGGAAACGAATACTCTTTAGAGGCGAAAACCATCGACGGCTTTCCAGCCTTGGATGTCGCGGAGCAGTCGCTGGTCCAGATGCAAGCTGACAGCGGTCTGATCTTGATCGGTGTCCGCGATCAAGCCGACGGGACGATCGGCAGCGGTTGGGTCGCTATCGAATCGGGCGGTGTCGAAGAACCGCACGGCGATCACTCGCATTGGAAGTTCCCCAACGCGCCAAGCGTGCTACGGTCGGTGATCGACACCGAACAGGGCAACCCCGCCCATCTGTACCACTACGGCCGTTCTTTCGTCTTGGCGAACGACAAGAGCAGCGGGATGACGATCACCACAGCTCAGCGGCTACGCGATCCGAAGCCTTCGGCCGATCGGACCACCTTTGTTTTGGGAGGGGGCGGGCATATCACGCTGGCGATTGCCGAGGACCACGTTGCGTATTCGACTTGGATCGAT from Rosistilla carotiformis includes the following:
- a CDS encoding DUF2946 family protein, which codes for MTSLFRPILPILLCLVVAWGQAPAWLHVATCDAHGHHHAAASVCSHGCHHHGGDLPDACGLQRNHSKAVTACDGESHHHHDADDCPICQSLASPTGVNWNLEPSLLSDRLVQSSDPIFDAVAVAATLSIARPRGPPVLG
- a CDS encoding DUF1559 family PulG-like putative transporter codes for the protein MNKSRLSNPTTGFTLIELLVVIAIIGILVSLLLPAVQSAREAARRMSCSNNLKQLALATHNYESTYRVIPAMTGSSSYSVQARVLPFIEQGNLAELIDFESPLLVGPAWAAQFNPALRGAIESVLPTFLCPSDAGDPQFATTFADGSAGYTAGLTYMFSYGSGTDTHYDDRYRTDGMVWTDSWAGFRDCIDGTSHTVLIAETVLGDQTSAETEPSPTGPQRRIANWGGTSSNPSGAGFMSGGALITNPDLQAVVPASITSYQGNRGASWIRGVPYATVINGYMSPNSDLPDVGMHGRGFYSSRSYHPGVAGHAMLDGSVRFIGDSIDLPTYHAAYSRDGGEVVQLP